The Cucumis melo cultivar AY chromosome 6, USDA_Cmelo_AY_1.0, whole genome shotgun sequence genome includes a region encoding these proteins:
- the LOC103493380 gene encoding uncharacterized protein LOC103493380, whose protein sequence is MPTVWLSLKKSLHCKSEPSEVHDPKSKKNLGAILTRKTGGGGRSGCSRSIANLKDVINGGSRRHLDKPPSCSPRSIGSSEFLNPITHEVILSNSKCELKITGFHGGFPQDLPPADTHGGASTFVGTLTPGTPGPGGHPSMHYFNPSLRSSSKKFTFREGFGSSNKSGGGAGGGARGSGVHLSNRISLETENSRNGCSSAVTCHKCGEQFNKWDAAEAHHLSKHAVTELVEGDSSRKIVEIICRTSWLKSENQSGRIERVLKVHNMQRTLARFEEYRETVKIKASKLPKKHPRCLADGNELLRFYGTTVACLLGLNGSSSLCISEKCCVCRIIRNGFSAKTEMEEGIGVFTTSTSARAFSSIKGSGGDEGMTRKAMIVCRVIAGRVHRPLENIQEMAGQTGFDSLAGKVGLHSNIEELYLLNPRALLPCFVVICKP, encoded by the exons ATGCCAACAGTTTGGCTGTCCTTGAAGAAATCTTTGCACTGTAAATCAGAGCCATCAGAAGTTCATGACCCAAAAAGCAAAAAGAATTTGGGAGCAATTTTGACAAGAAAAACTGGGGGAGGAGGAAGATCAGGTTGCTCAAGGTCTATAGCAAATCTCAAAGATGTCATCAATGGCGGCAGCAGAAGACATTTGGATAAACCCCCAAGTTGCAGTCCAAGATCCATTGGTAGCAGTGAGTTTCTCAACCCAATAACCCACGAAGTTATTCTCAGCAACTCAAAATGCGAGCTCAAAATCACCGGTTTTCATGGTGGTTTCCCCCAAGATCTTCCTCCAGCCGATACTCACGGCGGCGCTTCCACTTTCGTCGGTACTCTGACACCCGGCACCCCCGGCCCCGGTGGCCACCCGTCAATGCATTACTTCAATCCTTCCTTGAGGTCTTCTTCGAAAAAATTCACTTTTAGAGAGGGTTTTGGTAGCTCTAATAAATCTGGCGGCGGCGCTGGCGGAGGAGCCCGCGGCAGTGGAGTTCATTTGAGTAATAGAATCTCTTTGGAAACAGAGAATAGTAGGAATGGATGTTCTTCTGCGGTTACTTGCCATAAATGTGGAGAGCAATTCAACAAATGGGATGCTGCTGAAGCTCACCATCTTTCTAAACATGCTG tGACTGAGCTTGTGGAAGGAGATTCTTCAAGAAAAATTGTGGAGATCATATGCAGAACAAGCTGGTTAAAGTCCGAGAATCAAAGTGGAAGAATAGAAAGAGTCTTGAAAGTTCACAATATGCAACGGACCCTAGCTCGTTTCGAAGAGTATCGCGAGACAGTTAAGATCAAAGCCAGCAAGCTCCCAAAGAAGCACCCTCGGTGCCTTGCCGATGGGAACGAGCTCCTACGATTCTACGGCACGACAGTTGCGTGCTTGCTTGGTCTTAATGGCTCATCCAGCCTATGCATATCGGAGAAATGCTGCGTTTGTAGGATCATACGTAACGGGTTCTCGGCAAAGACAGAGATGGAAGAAGGGATAGGGGTGTTCACAACTTCAACGAGCGCAAGAGCATTCAGCTCGATCAAGGGATCGGGAGGGGACGAGGGGATGACGAGGAAGGCGATGATAGTTTGCAGGGTGATTGCAGGGAGGGTTCATAGGCCATTGGAGAACATACAAGAAATGGCTGGGCAAACAGGGTTTGATTCATTGGCAGGGAAAGTCGGGTTGCATTCAAATATAGAAGAACTTTATTTGTTGAATCCTAGAGCTTTGCTTCCATGTTTTGTGGTAATTTGCAAACCATGA